The window GTCTGAAATGGTATTAAGTAAAAGCCTGGAAGACTATTTAGAAGTGATCTATCACATTGTTGTGGTGGAGCAAGCTGCCAAAGCCAAAGACATCGCCCAGAAAATGCA is drawn from Candidatus Cloacimonadota bacterium and contains these coding sequences:
- a CDS encoding metal-dependent transcriptional regulator; amino-acid sequence: MVLSKSLEDYLEVIYHIVVVEQAAKAKDIAQKM